In Rathayibacter sp. VKM Ac-2762, one DNA window encodes the following:
- a CDS encoding family 43 glycosylhydrolase, giving the protein MKPFLRPLVLVTAVALTVPLLTAQSASAAPSDSLVLRYALDETSGTTVADSSGKGRTGTLVNGAAPRGAAGVALDGTDDYVKLPDDLLAGLNSITVSTEVLVNANQGTPYFIWGLGNTTNGAGNGYLYTTGNGYKASIATGNWTTEQTVNSNANLARSVWKTLTYTLDDASDTARLYLDGTQVAQQTGVTITPAAIGNGTTTANAIGRSVYTADKTLAGSVRDFRVYSTALSAADVATLQAPDSTRVSRDSAALDLGSLSSVSANLTLPTTGPNGSAIAWASSNSAVVSTSGVVTPPATGVASVELTATTTRGSATATRTFTATVPAKDVNADAQKALDALSIVNSGDVRGNVTLPAKAGSYDVAWASSNSAVLSTTGVVKRRSAATPVTLTATIAGTTATRQLPVTVTAAPADLDTEYDAGYLWTHFASTDYEKIYFGSSTDGLHWSKLNNDKAVLANLGGTLGVRDPHLVRSPTGDEYWIIGTDLHAEGTAPGGTWDQVNASQKLVVWRSTDLVNWSDQSLVFAGAANAGNVWAPEAIWDETTGQYYVYWSGRDKTQVNTDDWALRVYVSTTRDFVNFSTPTVWLDENSSTNNADGPNIIDTTIAKEGSTYYRFSTSDWRTVVDKATSLAGPWTRIIARGEEKSRGLSDHLEGLTVYQLPDGRWVVMGDSFGYSAYVTDTLADMRFTALPVGTTGANTYSFSKPFRHGSVLRLSSAEEARLTAAYGTSSTGPAAKPVNAAGEILRYTFDGGSGTTVRDSSGNNQNGTLPSGGTWKDGALQLDGTDDYVKLPNDLLAGVTDLTIQSDVWIDPAQGGAYFLYGLGNTTNGAGDGYLFTSGNNYRTSIATGNYTTEQTVAGGSALPRGTWAHLTYTLSGTTGTIYLDGVKVASGTVTTDPKDIGGGSTSANYIGRSNYDADNRFRGQIREFSVYNRALSASEVLAASGNTSALVDLSLSGDVLKTAPIVDSASKTVTFPVKPGTDLTKLTPTFSTAAGVTASPASGTVRDLSTPQTVVLTPAAGGTATTWTLKAVVMKSPVLAGLNADPNIAVFGDTYYLYATSDGFAGWGGKTFYAWSSKNLIDWTRSEQPFLTLDGANGNVPWATGNAWAPTIIEKNGKYYFYFSGENSSLNRKTIGVAVSDSPMGPFTAQPTAMITNGESVRSGQAIDPAAFTDPKTGKSYLFWGNGDPLYGELSDDMLSIKTGTIKKISGLTDFREGSFLNYRDGLYHLTYSIDDTGSENYKVGYATSTSVDGPWTYRGVILEKDPSQGILATGHNSIVNVPGTDDWYIAYHRFAIPGGDGQHRETTIDRVTFDKTTGLMQKVVPTLTSVAAQTIVDTAPLAASITGKATVGSTLTASASSPWTATGFQWKRGGTAISGATASSYTLTAADRGATISVAVTAAKPQWTPATASASVGPVTDSAPAIAVTTTSTTRCVAGRIVVTATATNPNAFAAKIVIGTTWGSKSFADVAPGATVSAAFTTRATSVTDGSATATATAFVNGKPATASSTAPYSAAGCS; this is encoded by the coding sequence ATGAAGCCTTTCCTGCGACCACTCGTCCTCGTGACGGCCGTGGCCCTCACCGTCCCCCTTCTGACGGCCCAGTCGGCGAGCGCAGCTCCCTCCGACAGCCTCGTTCTGCGCTACGCGCTCGACGAGACGAGCGGCACGACCGTCGCCGACAGCTCGGGCAAGGGCCGCACCGGCACGCTCGTCAACGGAGCCGCTCCTCGCGGAGCCGCGGGCGTCGCCCTCGACGGGACCGACGACTACGTCAAGCTGCCCGACGACCTGCTCGCAGGCCTGAACTCGATCACGGTCAGCACCGAGGTCCTGGTGAACGCGAACCAGGGCACGCCCTACTTCATCTGGGGCCTCGGCAACACGACGAACGGCGCGGGGAACGGCTACCTCTACACGACGGGCAACGGCTACAAGGCTTCGATCGCCACCGGCAACTGGACCACCGAGCAGACCGTCAACTCCAACGCGAACCTCGCGCGCAGCGTCTGGAAGACCCTCACCTACACGCTCGACGACGCGAGCGACACCGCACGCCTCTACCTCGACGGCACCCAGGTCGCGCAGCAGACAGGAGTGACCATCACTCCCGCCGCGATCGGCAACGGCACCACCACAGCGAACGCGATCGGCCGCTCCGTCTACACGGCGGACAAGACCCTCGCCGGCTCGGTCCGCGACTTCCGCGTCTACAGCACGGCGCTCAGCGCGGCCGACGTCGCGACCCTCCAGGCCCCGGACAGCACGCGCGTCTCCCGCGACTCCGCCGCCCTGGACCTCGGGAGCCTCTCCTCGGTCTCCGCGAACCTCACCCTCCCGACGACCGGCCCCAACGGCTCCGCCATCGCCTGGGCCTCGAGCAACTCCGCGGTCGTCTCGACCAGCGGAGTCGTCACGCCGCCCGCGACCGGGGTCGCCTCGGTCGAGCTGACCGCCACGACGACCCGCGGCTCGGCCACGGCCACCCGCACCTTCACCGCCACCGTGCCCGCCAAGGACGTGAACGCCGACGCCCAGAAGGCGCTGGACGCCCTCTCGATCGTCAACTCCGGCGACGTCCGCGGCAATGTGACGCTGCCCGCGAAGGCCGGCTCCTACGACGTCGCCTGGGCCTCCTCGAACTCGGCCGTGCTCAGCACGACCGGCGTCGTGAAGCGCCGGTCCGCCGCCACGCCCGTCACGCTCACCGCGACGATCGCCGGCACGACCGCGACCCGGCAGCTGCCCGTCACGGTGACCGCGGCTCCCGCGGACCTCGACACCGAGTACGACGCGGGCTACCTCTGGACCCACTTCGCCTCGACCGACTACGAGAAGATCTACTTCGGCTCCAGCACCGACGGTCTGCACTGGTCGAAGCTCAACAACGACAAGGCCGTGCTCGCCAACCTCGGCGGCACCCTCGGCGTCCGCGATCCGCACCTCGTGCGCTCCCCCACCGGCGACGAGTACTGGATCATCGGCACCGACCTGCACGCCGAGGGCACCGCTCCCGGCGGCACCTGGGACCAGGTCAACGCGAGCCAGAAGCTCGTCGTCTGGCGCTCGACCGACCTCGTGAACTGGAGCGACCAGAGCCTCGTCTTCGCCGGAGCGGCGAACGCGGGCAACGTCTGGGCACCCGAGGCGATCTGGGACGAGACCACCGGCCAGTACTACGTCTACTGGTCGGGCCGCGACAAGACGCAGGTGAACACCGACGACTGGGCGCTGCGCGTCTACGTCAGCACCACCCGCGACTTCGTGAACTTCTCGACCCCGACGGTCTGGCTCGACGAGAACTCCTCGACCAACAACGCCGACGGCCCGAACATCATCGACACGACCATCGCGAAGGAGGGGAGCACCTACTACCGCTTCTCCACCTCCGACTGGCGCACCGTCGTCGACAAGGCGACCAGCCTGGCCGGCCCCTGGACCCGCATCATCGCTCGTGGCGAGGAGAAGTCCCGCGGCCTCTCCGACCACCTCGAGGGCCTCACCGTCTACCAGCTGCCCGACGGCCGATGGGTCGTCATGGGCGACTCGTTCGGCTACTCCGCCTACGTCACCGACACCCTCGCGGACATGCGGTTCACGGCCCTGCCCGTCGGCACCACCGGCGCGAACACGTACTCGTTCTCGAAGCCCTTCCGCCACGGCTCGGTGCTCCGTCTCTCGAGCGCCGAGGAGGCGCGCCTGACGGCCGCCTACGGCACCAGCAGCACCGGCCCCGCCGCGAAGCCGGTCAACGCGGCGGGCGAGATCCTCCGCTACACCTTCGACGGCGGCTCGGGCACCACGGTGCGCGACAGCTCGGGCAACAACCAGAACGGCACGCTGCCCTCGGGCGGCACCTGGAAGGACGGCGCCCTGCAGCTCGACGGCACCGACGACTACGTCAAGCTGCCGAACGACCTGCTCGCCGGAGTGACGGACCTCACCATCCAGTCCGACGTCTGGATCGACCCCGCGCAGGGCGGCGCCTACTTCCTCTACGGCCTGGGCAACACCACGAACGGCGCCGGCGACGGCTACCTCTTCACCTCGGGCAACAACTACCGCACCAGCATCGCGACCGGGAACTACACCACCGAGCAGACCGTCGCCGGCGGCTCGGCCCTCCCCCGCGGCACCTGGGCGCACCTGACGTACACGCTCTCCGGCACCACCGGCACGATCTACCTCGACGGAGTGAAGGTCGCCAGCGGCACCGTCACGACCGACCCGAAGGACATCGGCGGCGGCTCCACCTCGGCGAACTACATCGGGCGCTCGAACTACGACGCCGACAACCGCTTCCGCGGCCAGATCCGCGAGTTCTCGGTCTACAACCGGGCCCTCAGCGCCTCCGAGGTGCTCGCCGCCTCCGGCAACACGTCGGCCCTGGTCGACCTGTCGCTCAGCGGCGACGTCCTGAAGACGGCCCCGATCGTCGACTCGGCGAGCAAAACGGTCACCTTCCCCGTGAAGCCGGGGACCGACCTGACGAAGCTCACCCCGACCTTCTCCACCGCGGCCGGCGTCACGGCGAGCCCCGCCTCCGGCACCGTCCGCGACCTCTCCACCCCGCAGACGGTCGTGCTCACGCCCGCCGCCGGCGGCACCGCGACCACCTGGACCCTGAAGGCCGTCGTCATGAAGTCCCCCGTCCTCGCAGGCCTGAACGCCGACCCGAACATCGCGGTCTTCGGCGACACCTACTACCTGTACGCGACCTCGGACGGCTTCGCCGGCTGGGGCGGAAAGACCTTCTACGCCTGGTCCTCGAAGAACCTCATCGACTGGACCCGCTCGGAGCAGCCCTTCCTGACGCTCGACGGCGCGAACGGCAACGTGCCGTGGGCGACCGGCAACGCCTGGGCGCCGACGATCATCGAGAAGAACGGGAAGTACTACTTCTACTTCTCCGGCGAGAACTCCTCGCTGAACCGCAAGACGATCGGAGTCGCCGTCTCGGACAGCCCGATGGGCCCGTTCACGGCGCAGCCGACCGCGATGATCACCAACGGCGAGTCCGTGCGGTCCGGCCAGGCGATCGACCCCGCCGCGTTCACCGACCCGAAGACCGGCAAGAGCTACCTCTTCTGGGGCAACGGCGACCCGCTCTACGGGGAGCTGTCCGACGACATGCTCTCGATCAAGACCGGCACGATCAAGAAGATCAGCGGTCTGACCGACTTCCGCGAGGGCTCGTTCCTCAACTACCGCGACGGTCTGTACCACCTCACCTACTCGATCGACGACACCGGCTCCGAGAACTACAAGGTCGGCTATGCGACCTCGACCAGCGTCGACGGACCGTGGACCTACCGTGGCGTGATCCTCGAGAAGGACCCGTCGCAGGGCATCCTCGCCACGGGCCACAACTCGATCGTCAACGTGCCCGGCACGGACGACTGGTACATCGCCTACCACCGCTTCGCCATCCCCGGCGGAGACGGCCAGCACCGCGAGACGACGATCGACCGGGTGACCTTCGACAAGACGACCGGTCTCATGCAGAAGGTCGTCCCGACCCTCACCAGCGTCGCGGCGCAGACGATCGTCGACACCGCGCCGCTCGCGGCCTCGATCACGGGGAAGGCGACGGTGGGCAGCACGCTGACCGCCTCCGCCTCCTCCCCGTGGACGGCGACCGGCTTCCAGTGGAAGCGCGGCGGGACCGCGATCAGCGGGGCGACGGCGTCGAGCTACACGCTCACCGCCGCCGACCGCGGAGCGACGATCTCGGTGGCCGTGACCGCCGCGAAGCCGCAGTGGACGCCGGCGACGGCCTCCGCCTCCGTCGGTCCCGTGACCGACTCGGCACCCGCGATCGCCGTGACCACGACCTCCACGACGCGCTGCGTCGCCGGGAGGATCGTCGTCACCGCGACCGCCACGAACCCGAACGCCTTCGCTGCGAAGATCGTGATCGGCACGACGTGGGGCTCCAAGAGCTTCGCCGACGTCGCTCCCGGCGCCACCGTCTCGGCCGCCTTCACCACCCGGGCGACGAGCGTGACCGACGGATCCGCGACCGCCACGGCGACCGCGTTCGTCAACGGGAAGCCGGCCACGGCCTCCTCGACCGCCCCCTACTCCGCGGCCGGCTGCAGCTGA
- a CDS encoding helix-turn-helix domain-containing protein codes for MTASEQPAAPRGLVETLQLSGPRVEAWLRSLGWASDGAPPLHLAGDVLAVDGFRLSRLWHTPGTLRTDPPLPAPDRAEVDLIVPVAGEIVVDGPLEAARLRPGGLALLRRDDSARFRAEEDSAWLALRTSWGRLGLTSAQSGGPSCTLLAADSYSGAFVSLVNATLNADLSAGDPGFSELRRALEATASALIKQSLPPARPEDGLEGVLLRAIAVIDAEAGDADFTAGVLAMRLGVSRATLDRAFHRRGTTVAATLRERRVHFAASLLAASPSLSPSARAAVAERAGFRTLRAMDRALSRSRDVDRG; via the coding sequence GTGACCGCTTCCGAGCAGCCGGCCGCCCCGCGCGGTCTCGTCGAGACGCTGCAGCTGAGCGGTCCCCGCGTGGAGGCGTGGCTGAGGAGCCTCGGCTGGGCGAGCGACGGAGCTCCGCCCCTGCACCTCGCCGGGGACGTGCTCGCCGTCGACGGCTTCCGGCTGAGCCGCCTCTGGCACACGCCCGGCACGCTCCGGACCGACCCGCCCCTCCCCGCTCCCGACCGGGCCGAGGTCGACCTGATCGTCCCGGTCGCCGGCGAGATCGTCGTCGACGGCCCTCTCGAGGCGGCTCGTCTGCGGCCCGGCGGGCTCGCCCTCCTCCGACGCGACGACTCCGCTCGGTTCCGGGCGGAGGAGGACTCCGCCTGGCTGGCGCTGAGGACGTCCTGGGGCAGGCTCGGCCTCACGAGCGCACAGTCCGGCGGGCCGTCCTGCACGCTGCTCGCCGCCGACAGCTACAGCGGCGCCTTCGTCTCCCTCGTCAACGCGACCCTCAACGCGGACCTCTCGGCGGGCGATCCCGGCTTCAGCGAGCTGCGCCGGGCGCTCGAGGCGACCGCGTCGGCCCTGATCAAGCAGAGCCTGCCGCCTGCCCGTCCCGAGGACGGACTCGAGGGCGTCCTCCTCCGCGCGATCGCCGTCATCGACGCGGAGGCGGGTGATGCGGACTTCACCGCCGGCGTTCTCGCGATGCGGCTCGGCGTCTCACGGGCGACACTGGACCGCGCCTTCCACCGCCGGGGCACGACCGTGGCCGCGACCCTCCGCGAGCGGCGCGTGCACTTCGCCGCGTCGCTGCTCGCCGCGAGCCCATCGCTCTCGCCCTCGGCTCGCGCGGCCGTGGCCGAGCGGGCCGGCTTCCGGACGCTGAGGGCGATGGACCGCGCGCTGAGCCGTTCGCGCGACGTCGACCGCGGTTGA